A genome region from Marispirochaeta aestuarii includes the following:
- the rpsF gene encoding 30S ribosomal protein S6: MREYEFTVIFRPEDDAYKNGYENLKKLMEKYGFTSSRDEDMGVRDLAYPIKKTERGHYRYMEISASPEKVADIDKELKLVQDVLKFLFVRKES; this comes from the coding sequence TTGAGAGAGTACGAATTTACGGTCATTTTCCGTCCGGAAGATGACGCCTACAAGAACGGCTATGAAAACCTGAAAAAGCTTATGGAAAAATACGGGTTTACCTCGTCCAGGGATGAGGACATGGGCGTTCGTGATCTTGCCTATCCCATTAAAAAAACCGAACGCGGCCACTACCGCTACATGGAGATTTCTGCATCCCCCGAAAAGGTCGCGGATATCGACAAGGAGCTTAAACTCGTCCAGGACGTCCTGAAGTTCCTCTTTGTCAGAAAAGAATCCTAA
- the rplI gene encoding 50S ribosomal protein L9, with protein sequence MKIILKEDVYNLGEEGDIRVVKPGYARNYLIPQGLAVPFNKGNAAMFEQRREAIEKRKEEKRNAAMGLKERIETLELTIPMPAGDTGKLFGSVTNATVSDALAKEGIHVERKKIDLVEHTIKMIGKHKARIKLYESNVAELQFLVVDEKTGAVEPKGTVKAEKEAPVQQDAPEEETSSEEEALDEAAAEESEDSVKEEVGEEE encoded by the coding sequence ATGAAGATTATTCTCAAAGAAGATGTGTATAACCTCGGAGAGGAAGGCGATATTCGCGTGGTAAAACCCGGATATGCCAGGAACTATCTTATCCCCCAGGGGCTGGCAGTTCCTTTTAACAAGGGAAACGCCGCAATGTTCGAGCAGCGCCGGGAGGCGATTGAAAAGCGGAAAGAAGAGAAACGCAACGCCGCCATGGGACTCAAGGAGAGGATTGAAACCCTCGAGCTTACCATCCCCATGCCCGCCGGCGATACGGGTAAACTCTTTGGCTCAGTTACAAATGCTACAGTTTCCGATGCTCTGGCAAAGGAAGGCATCCATGTTGAGCGCAAAAAGATCGACCTTGTTGAACACACCATAAAAATGATTGGCAAACACAAGGCCCGGATAAAGCTCTATGAGAGCAACGTCGCTGAGCTCCAGTTTCTGGTTGTGGACGAGAAAACCGGTGCGGTGGAACCCAAGGGAACCGTAAAAGCTGAAAAGGAGGCCCCTGTACAACAGGATGCCCCCGAGGAAGAGACCTCCTCCGAAGAGGAAGCTCTGGACGAGGCTGCGGCTGAAGAAAGTGAAGACAGCGTAAAGGAAGAAGTCGGCGAGGAAGAGTAG
- the dnaB gene encoding replicative DNA helicase yields MPERLKDSVPPHNVDAEKAVLGAVFLNPDTFGTVLEQLRGKDFFKTGHRKIFEAMVSLFNKGETMDLITVTDELRNQGDLESAGGLGYVSGLTDATPTSANVSYYTGIVRSLSLRRNLLNVAHEMISDAQNDTIQTRQIIEEAERRIFDIAEENPTGHYKTAGEVIARTIEAIEKLYHTKDSFTGIPSGFADLDKMTSGFQKSEFIVIGARPSVGKTAFALTMASNMAIRYKRPIGFFTLEMSDMALMQRLVAAEARIASDILRTGMLKPSDFHKLTEAAGRIYEAPLFIDDSPNIKLLDLRAQARRMRQQEKVEAIFVDYIGLVEPENKYNVPRHEQVAETSRSLKSLARELDIPIICLSQVGRQSEGKAPSLADLRESGSIEQDADVVMFLHRDRGEKEGTQDVNNVETELIVAKQRNGPVGTIKVAFIPKYTKFEAFSYEKV; encoded by the coding sequence ATGCCTGAACGCCTTAAAGATTCAGTTCCGCCCCATAATGTGGATGCCGAAAAGGCCGTCCTCGGGGCGGTATTTTTAAATCCAGATACCTTCGGTACCGTTCTGGAACAGCTCCGGGGAAAGGACTTTTTTAAAACAGGTCACCGCAAGATTTTTGAAGCCATGGTTTCTCTTTTTAACAAGGGAGAAACCATGGATCTCATTACCGTAACGGACGAACTCCGCAACCAGGGCGACCTGGAATCCGCAGGGGGGCTTGGCTATGTGTCAGGCCTCACCGATGCTACTCCCACCAGCGCCAACGTGAGTTATTATACAGGTATAGTCCGGTCCTTAAGTCTCCGGCGTAATCTGCTCAACGTTGCTCACGAAATGATCTCCGACGCTCAGAATGACACGATCCAGACCCGCCAGATTATTGAAGAGGCGGAGCGACGGATTTTCGATATCGCCGAAGAGAACCCCACGGGTCACTATAAAACCGCAGGGGAGGTAATTGCCAGAACAATAGAGGCAATAGAAAAGCTGTATCATACCAAGGACAGCTTTACCGGGATTCCCTCGGGCTTTGCCGATCTGGACAAAATGACCTCCGGTTTTCAGAAGTCGGAGTTCATTGTAATAGGTGCCCGTCCCTCGGTGGGTAAAACAGCCTTTGCCCTGACCATGGCTTCGAATATGGCTATCCGATATAAGCGTCCCATCGGGTTCTTTACCCTGGAAATGTCCGACATGGCCCTTATGCAGCGTCTTGTGGCTGCGGAAGCCCGCATAGCCTCGGACATTTTGCGGACCGGAATGCTGAAGCCCTCGGACTTTCATAAGCTGACCGAGGCTGCAGGCCGGATCTATGAGGCTCCCCTGTTTATTGATGATTCCCCCAATATCAAGCTCCTGGACCTCCGGGCCCAGGCCAGACGTATGCGTCAGCAGGAGAAGGTGGAGGCAATCTTTGTGGACTATATAGGTCTGGTGGAACCGGAAAACAAATACAACGTTCCTCGCCACGAGCAGGTTGCGGAAACCTCCCGTTCCCTGAAATCCCTGGCCCGGGAACTGGATATTCCGATTATCTGCCTCTCCCAGGTCGGACGGCAGTCGGAGGGAAAAGCCCCGAGCCTCGCGGACCTCCGGGAATCGGGGTCTATTGAACAGGATGCCGACGTGGTAATGTTCCTTCATCGCGACCGGGGCGAGAAGGAGGGGACCCAGGATGTAAACAACGTGGAAACCGAACTAATTGTCGCCAAGCAGAGAAACGGTCCCGTGGGGACCATCAAGGTGGCCTTTATTCCCA
- a CDS encoding glutamate-5-semialdehyde dehydrogenase, which translates to MNNPKMYEAARNARKAAVDMAVLTGEQKNRALAGIIAVLQENAQTIFDANTRDIAQAQKDGVPAPLLKRLVFDAKKLDGAIHGIRALIGLDEPVGRLQLATELDEGLELHRISCPIGVIGMIFESRPDALVQISTLCLKSGNSVLLKGGREALETNRVLASCIAEGAAREGLPEGWIYNIESREEVAQMLSMDNEIDLLVPRGSNEFVRYIMDNSRIPVMGHADGICHTYIHASADPGIAVRVAVDGKAQYVAVCNATETILIDRSVVKIILPLLVNALEAAGVRIKACAVCRELIPGLEEAVEEDWSTEYLDLIVSVKAVEGLEEAVDHINRYGSGHTDAIVASDTTASDFFTSRVDSANVFVNCSTRFSDGFRYGFGAEVGISTGKLHARGPVGLEGLLTYKYKLTGTGQIVADYASGKKHFTHRKLDIN; encoded by the coding sequence ATGAATAATCCGAAGATGTACGAAGCTGCCCGAAATGCACGAAAAGCAGCTGTTGATATGGCTGTTCTGACGGGCGAGCAGAAGAACAGGGCCCTTGCCGGCATCATAGCGGTTCTGCAGGAAAATGCACAGACAATCTTTGACGCCAATACCAGGGATATCGCTCAGGCTCAAAAGGACGGCGTTCCCGCGCCTCTACTGAAACGCCTGGTCTTCGATGCGAAAAAGCTGGATGGGGCGATCCATGGCATCAGGGCACTCATCGGCCTCGATGAACCCGTAGGCCGGCTGCAGCTGGCAACCGAGCTCGATGAAGGGCTCGAGTTGCACCGGATAAGCTGCCCCATCGGTGTCATCGGAATGATTTTTGAGTCCCGCCCCGACGCCCTGGTACAGATTTCCACTCTCTGTCTCAAGAGCGGAAACTCCGTGCTCCTGAAGGGAGGCAGGGAAGCCCTTGAAACCAACCGTGTTCTTGCCTCATGTATTGCCGAAGGGGCCGCCAGGGAAGGACTGCCTGAAGGGTGGATTTACAATATTGAATCCAGGGAGGAGGTTGCCCAGATGCTTTCCATGGACAACGAGATTGACCTCCTTGTCCCCCGGGGATCCAACGAGTTCGTCCGTTATATAATGGATAACAGCCGAATACCCGTCATGGGCCACGCCGACGGAATCTGTCATACCTATATTCATGCCTCTGCGGATCCGGGAATCGCGGTACGGGTTGCGGTGGATGGAAAGGCCCAGTACGTTGCTGTCTGCAATGCCACGGAAACCATCCTAATCGACAGATCCGTTGTAAAAATCATTCTGCCTCTGCTTGTTAACGCCCTGGAGGCGGCGGGCGTCAGGATAAAGGCCTGTGCAGTATGCAGAGAGCTTATACCCGGCCTTGAAGAAGCGGTGGAGGAAGACTGGAGCACCGAGTATCTTGATCTGATCGTATCCGTAAAGGCGGTGGAGGGTCTGGAAGAGGCGGTTGATCATATCAACCGCTACGGTTCCGGGCATACCGATGCAATTGTGGCCAGCGATACGACGGCATCGGATTTTTTTACCTCCCGGGTGGATTCGGCCAATGTCTTTGTAAACTGCAGCACCAGGTTCTCCGACGGTTTTCGCTACGGTTTCGGCGCCGAGGTGGGAATCAGCACCGGAAAGCTCCATGCCCGGGGCCCGGTGGGACTGGAAGGCCTGTTGACCTACAAGTACAAGCTGACAGGCACGGGCCAGATTGTTGCAGATTACGCTTCGGGTAAAAAGCATTTTACCCATCGAAAGCTGGATATTAACTGA
- a CDS encoding Lrp/AsnC ligand binding domain-containing protein, with amino-acid sequence MAAGHEIDELDLNIIRILQQDARRPFQEIARDLSVSGGTVHVRYNKLRELGIIKGSRIIVDMQMLGFEVCAFVGINLHNARDYNIVVQKLKDFDEIIEVHSTTGAYNFFIKVVAKNTRGLHNFLTDRLQEMPEIQSTETFISLDLPVDREIPIDKNQIIGYA; translated from the coding sequence ATGGCGGCGGGCCACGAAATTGATGAACTGGACCTGAATATTATTCGCATTCTGCAGCAGGACGCGCGTCGTCCATTTCAGGAGATTGCCAGGGACCTTTCGGTTTCCGGAGGAACAGTCCATGTGCGATACAACAAGTTACGGGAACTTGGCATTATAAAGGGTTCCCGGATTATCGTGGACATGCAGATGCTCGGTTTCGAGGTATGCGCCTTCGTCGGTATCAACCTCCACAACGCCCGGGACTACAATATCGTTGTTCAGAAACTCAAGGACTTTGATGAAATAATCGAGGTTCATTCCACCACCGGGGCGTATAACTTTTTTATTAAAGTCGTTGCCAAGAACACCCGGGGACTTCACAATTTTCTTACCGACCGGCTTCAGGAAATGCCGGAAATCCAGTCCACCGAAACCTTTATCTCCCTCGACCTGCCGGTTGACCGCGAGATACCTATAGACAAGAATCAAATAATAGGGTACGCCTAG
- a CDS encoding class I SAM-dependent RNA methyltransferase, with translation MPLRIEKLVYGGDGLAREDGLVWFIPFSAPQDLVEIEEIELKPSYRRGKITSILEASPFRSEAPCPWFGSCGGCQWQHITYPAQVTAKKEILASMAEKDLSNSPREISVFPSPSELEYRCRISLHRRDQKIGYYAAGSRDLIQVKDCLIAEAPLRDWLRDPPLGQQEIGKLPERFELRNEDGGVRILTAGTDEAFRQTNTGGNRLLKKRLRGHILKYYPEPRVFDLFCGDGNLSLPLSDAAESISGWDVSAEAVAAAREAAGNNRRLHYSRGKVASVYGALRREAAATDVLILDPPRKGVKKEAPLLAELHIPLVAYVSCNPASLMRDLKAFERAGYRIELLEAFDMFPQTYHLESLALLSLG, from the coding sequence ATGCCTCTACGCATAGAAAAACTGGTCTACGGCGGGGACGGTCTGGCACGGGAAGACGGGCTGGTCTGGTTCATACCCTTCAGCGCACCGCAGGATCTCGTGGAAATCGAAGAGATCGAGCTTAAACCCTCCTACCGCAGAGGAAAAATAACCAGCATTCTGGAAGCATCGCCCTTTCGCAGCGAAGCTCCCTGCCCCTGGTTCGGCAGCTGCGGCGGATGCCAGTGGCAGCATATTACATATCCGGCCCAGGTCACTGCCAAAAAAGAGATTCTTGCATCCATGGCAGAAAAAGATCTTTCGAATTCTCCCCGGGAAATATCTGTCTTTCCTTCCCCCTCTGAACTGGAGTATCGCTGCCGCATAAGCCTGCACCGCAGGGATCAAAAGATCGGGTATTACGCCGCAGGAAGCAGGGATCTGATTCAGGTGAAAGACTGTCTTATTGCCGAAGCGCCCTTAAGGGACTGGCTGAGGGACCCTCCCCTGGGACAACAGGAGATCGGGAAGCTGCCGGAACGTTTTGAACTGAGAAACGAAGACGGCGGGGTCCGCATTCTCACCGCCGGAACGGACGAAGCCTTCAGGCAGACCAACACCGGGGGAAACAGGCTGCTGAAAAAGCGGCTGCGAGGACATATTCTCAAGTATTACCCGGAACCGAGGGTTTTTGATCTGTTCTGCGGAGACGGTAACCTCTCCCTGCCTCTGTCAGACGCAGCCGAATCGATCAGCGGCTGGGACGTATCCGCCGAAGCTGTCGCAGCCGCCCGGGAAGCGGCAGGAAATAACAGACGTCTGCACTACTCCAGGGGGAAGGTCGCGTCTGTCTACGGAGCTCTCAGAAGGGAGGCTGCTGCAACCGATGTTCTGATCCTCGACCCGCCCCGCAAGGGAGTGAAAAAAGAGGCTCCCCTGCTGGCGGAACTTCATATACCGCTGGTAGCCTACGTATCATGCAATCCCGCAAGCCTCATGCGCGACCTGAAGGCCTTTGAAAGAGCGGGTTACAGGATTGAACTTCTGGAAGCCTTTGACATGTTCCCCCAGACCTATCACCTCGAAAGCCTCGCCCTTCTCTCCCTCGGATAA
- a CDS encoding single-stranded DNA-binding protein, whose product MANLNHVTLIGRLTRDSELKYTNSGMAVARLSIAVNRRKRSGDQWTEEANFFDITVFGKTAESLSQYLVKGKEIAVEGELRQSRWEQDGQPRSKVEVVANNVQLLGGPRGGESRGSSQSYGNDQVERYTPGGGDDGFEDDIPF is encoded by the coding sequence ATGGCGAATTTGAATCATGTAACTTTGATAGGTCGGCTGACCCGGGATTCAGAATTGAAGTACACCAATTCCGGTATGGCTGTTGCCCGTCTGTCCATAGCTGTAAACCGCAGAAAGAGGTCCGGTGATCAGTGGACGGAGGAGGCAAATTTCTTCGATATTACGGTTTTTGGCAAAACCGCGGAGAGCTTGTCTCAATACCTGGTAAAAGGCAAAGAGATTGCCGTGGAAGGAGAGCTGCGGCAGAGCCGATGGGAACAGGATGGTCAGCCGAGAAGCAAGGTTGAGGTTGTTGCAAACAATGTTCAGCTCCTCGGCGGTCCCAGGGGAGGAGAATCCCGGGGATCTTCCCAGTCCTATGGAAATGACCAGGTAGAACGATATACCCCCGGTGGCGGGGACGACGGTTTTGAAGACGATATTCCATTTTAG
- the rpsR gene encoding 30S ribosomal protein S18, translating into MSSEDTQDREREDDGRQNDGRDDGRDDGRDGGRGFRRGGGKPFFRRKVCKFCTQNTLPDYKNPDALRRFVTERGKILPRRITGTCAKHQRALSLEIKKARVLAYLPFVKK; encoded by the coding sequence ATGAGTTCTGAAGATACTCAGGATAGAGAACGAGAAGACGACGGCCGGCAGAATGACGGCCGCGACGACGGCCGGGATGATGGTCGTGACGGAGGCCGCGGTTTTCGCCGGGGCGGTGGAAAGCCTTTTTTCAGGCGGAAGGTCTGCAAATTCTGTACCCAGAATACGCTGCCGGATTACAAGAATCCCGATGCCCTGCGAAGATTCGTAACGGAGCGGGGGAAAATTCTTCCCCGGAGAATTACCGGCACCTGTGCAAAACATCAGCGCGCTCTTTCCCTGGAGATTAAAAAGGCCCGCGTGCTTGCCTATCTTCCCTTTGTGAAGAAATAG
- the proB gene encoding glutamate 5-kinase, whose protein sequence is MRDFSYCKRVVVKIGTNLLSSPEGVREDFLERVARDICVLREKGLQVVVVTSGAVGMGARELGLSGKVTRINMRQACAAIGQPLLMQSYRSVFGRLGVNIAQLLLTPEVLNNRKSYLTLRDSLETLFSLRVLPVVNENDSVSTSEIGNAFGENDRLSALVASKIDADLLILMTDIDALYDADPRSNSEAKPLSIVEELTPEILAAAGSAGSAHSTGGMRTKLDAVKIARRAGCRVVLAHGNTENMLERIIAGEAIGTLFLARPRIKNRKRWILYSWPEGFLRIDEGAASALREHKSLLPRGLTAVEGNFPAGAVVQINDIAKIISNFSSTELQKLIGLHSSRITEILGKEAPVVIARPEETVFLDEKDD, encoded by the coding sequence ATGCGTGATTTTTCTTACTGTAAACGGGTTGTCGTCAAGATAGGGACCAATCTGCTCTCATCCCCTGAGGGAGTACGGGAAGACTTTCTCGAAAGAGTTGCCAGGGATATCTGCGTCCTCCGGGAAAAAGGGCTGCAGGTGGTCGTTGTAACCTCCGGAGCCGTAGGAATGGGGGCCAGGGAACTCGGATTAAGCGGCAAGGTCACCAGGATAAATATGCGCCAGGCCTGTGCAGCCATCGGTCAACCCCTTCTGATGCAGTCATACCGCTCGGTATTCGGCAGGCTCGGGGTCAATATCGCCCAGTTGCTTCTTACTCCGGAGGTCCTCAATAACAGGAAAAGCTATCTTACCCTGCGGGATTCCCTGGAAACCCTGTTTTCCCTTCGGGTGCTTCCTGTTGTGAATGAGAACGACAGTGTCTCCACCAGTGAAATAGGCAATGCCTTTGGAGAGAACGATCGCCTGAGTGCTCTTGTGGCCAGTAAGATCGACGCCGATCTTCTGATTCTTATGACCGATATCGACGCTTTATACGATGCCGACCCTCGAAGCAACAGCGAGGCAAAGCCGCTGAGTATAGTGGAGGAGCTTACTCCGGAAATTCTGGCAGCCGCCGGCAGTGCCGGCAGCGCACATTCCACCGGGGGCATGCGCACAAAACTTGATGCTGTCAAGATCGCCCGCCGGGCCGGCTGCAGGGTTGTGCTTGCCCACGGAAACACCGAAAACATGCTGGAAAGAATCATCGCGGGAGAGGCAATCGGAACGCTGTTTCTCGCCCGGCCCAGAATAAAGAACCGCAAACGCTGGATCCTCTACAGCTGGCCGGAAGGTTTCCTGCGGATCGACGAAGGTGCAGCCAGTGCTCTTCGGGAGCACAAGAGCCTGCTGCCCAGGGGACTTACCGCCGTTGAGGGTAATTTTCCAGCCGGCGCCGTGGTCCAGATAAATGATATTGCCAAAATCATTTCAAATTTCTCGTCCACTGAACTGCAGAAGCTTATTGGGCTTCACTCCTCCAGGATCACCGAAATCCTCGGTAAAGAAGCGCCGGTGGTAATAGCCCGCCCGGAGGAGACGGTATTCCTGGATGAAAAGGATGACTGA